From the Montipora capricornis isolate CH-2021 chromosome 2, ASM3666992v2, whole genome shotgun sequence genome, one window contains:
- the LOC138037554 gene encoding uncharacterized protein, producing MLMKEIRFIQDRFVNSKRARSVEDISRTFAKLVFQGKITAAIKLLDRENSSGLLNLSDEVLAQLKEKHPVPAEIEEECLLHGPVDLVPPGIFEVINEQRIFDSALKIKGSAGPSGMDAELYRRILCSKNFAAEGKTLREEIVTLTRNLLKFNYHPSLPKGYTACSLIPLDKNPGVRPSGVEEVLRRIIGKTTSAMFKEEIKEGVGALQVCAGHSAGSEAAIHAMNQVFNEEGADGVLLIDATNAFNQMNRAVAMHNIRITCKEIALYIINTYRSPSRLFISGRDEIFSQEGTTQGDPLAMPWYAINTYHMISSLRALIPQVKQVWLADDSAGGGSIESLYQWYKSLCEEGKKFGYIVNGAKSWLIVKNSELAESVKKVFGDDVNITLEGRRHLGAVIGSKEFKNQYCQEKVDKWLREMESLTEISKSQPHAAYVAFTKGFKSKFTYYLRTIESFEEYADPIEEPIHTSFLPSLFGRADPLPEELKELVNLSPAQGGIGIHDLKRESAQQFTVSPDLTAPFVNSIVTQSPTNPAPQLMEERKREINAQRRVAAKSGIDRIDESLSPDLLQAVQQIRDKGASSWLNAIPIEEHGLSLNKQEFRDSLCLRYNLPLPNLPSYCACGEVFTVNHALSCKKGGFIAQRHDTIRDLLTSHISKVCRNVETEPLLQPLDNEVFNLQSTVMSREARLDMKAGGFWSPGVTAFFDVRVTHVNSRSNQGKHTATIFKEQENEKKRKYNQRVMDVEMGTFTPLVFGTNGGMGLDCQNFLRTLANKLSSKNNEPYASVISWLRIQLSFAILRTVHRCVRGSRYPFKSREVSEDFTLAVAGLHLYS from the coding sequence ATGTTAATGAAGGAAATACGATTCATTCAAGATAGGTTTGTCAACTCCAAAAGGGCTAGATCGGTTGAAGACATCTCAAGAACGTTTGCAAAGTTAGTCTTTCAAGGGAAAATTACGGCAGCGATCAAATTGCTGGATAGAGAGAACTCGTCGGGTCTGTTGAATCTGTCTGACGAAGTATTAGCTCAATTGAAAGAGAAACACCCTGTTCCCGCTGAAATCGAAGAGGAGTGTCTTCTGCATGGTCCTGTAGACCTTGTTCCACCCGGAATATTTGAAGTAATCAATGAGCAGCGAATCTTCGATTCCGCCCTGAAAATAAAGGGCTCTGCGGGCCCTTCAGGGATGGATGCCGAACTGTACCGTCGAATTCTCTGCTCAAAGAACTTTGCGGCAGAGGGGAAAACATTAAGGGAAGAGATCGTTACACTGACAAGAAACCTACTTAAGTTCAATTACCACCCTTCCCTACCTAAAGGCTACACTGCGTGTAGTCTCATACCGCTGGACAAAAACCCAGGAGTTAGACCAAGTGGAGTGGAAGAGGTCTTGCGCCGCATAATCGGCAAAACTACCTCGGCAATGTTTAAGGAGGAGATAAAGGAGGGAGTTGGCGCACTGCAAGTCTGTGCAGGCCACAGCGCTGGATCAGAAGCAGCCATACACGCAATGAATCAGGTGTTTAATGAGGAAGGGGCGGACGGAGTTCTATTAATTGACGCGACCAACGCGTTCAATCAGATGAACAGGGCGGTGGCTATGCATAATATCAGGATCACTTGTAAAGAAATCGCCTTATATATCATTAACACGTATAGAAGCCCCTCTAGGCTGTTCATTAGTGGCAGAGACGAGATCTTTTCCCAAGAGGGTACTACCCAAGGTGACCCGTTAGCAATGCCTTGGTATGCAATTAACACCTATCATATGATCAGTAGTCTCAGGGCATTAATTCCACAAGTCAAGCAAGTCTGGCTGGCGGATGATTCCGCGGGTGGAGGGAGTATAGAGTCACTCTATCAATGGTACAAGAGCTTATGTGAGGAAGGGAAAAAATTCGGTTATATTGTTAATGGTGCTAAAAGCTGGTTAATCGTCAAGAACAGTGAACTGGCAGAGAGTGTAAAGAAGGTGTTCGGCGATGATGTGAACATAACGCTCGAAGGAAGACGTCATCTAGGTGCGGTCATCGGATCAAAAGAATTTAAGAATCAATATTGTCAAGAGAAAGTTGATAAGTGGCTCAGAGAAATGGAGTCCCTTACAGAGATCAGCAAGAGTCAGCCACATGCTGCCTATGTCGCTTTCACTAAAGGATTTAAATCCAAATTCACTTATTACTTGCGCACTATCGAATCGTTTGAAGAGTATGCGGACCCCATCGAAGAACCGATTCacacttcctttcttccttcattATTCGGTCGAGCGGACCCTCTCCCTGAAGAActtaaggaacttgtcaatctaTCACCTGCGCAGGGCGGGATTGGGATTCACGATCTAAAGCGCGAGAGTGCGCAGCAGTTTACTGTCTCGCCTGATCTCACAGCACCATTTGTCAATTCTATTGTTACTCAAAGCCCGACCAATCCAGCACCACAGCTGATGGAGGAAAGGAAGCGTGAAATCAATGCCCAAAGGAGAGTCGCCGCAAAGTCCGGGATTGATAGGATTGACGAATCGTTATCTCCTGATCTACTCCAAGCGGTGCAGCAGATAAGGGACAAGGGAGCCAGTTCGTGGCTGAACGCCATTCCAATCGAAGAACACGGTCTGTCTTTGAACAAGCAGGAGTTTAGGGACTCCCTTTGCCTTCGCTACAACCTTCCTCTGCCTAATCTCCCTAGTTACTGTgcttgtggagaagtgtttaCTGTCAACCATGCGTTGTCATGCAAGAAGGGAGGTTTTATAGCTCAGAGACATGATACTATCCGAGATCTtctgacatcacacatcagtAAAGTGTGCAGAAATGTGGAGACAGAGCCACTCTTGCAACCACTCGACAATGAAGTATTCAACCTTCAGTCCACTGTTATGAGTCGAGAAGCGAGGCTGGATATGAAGGCAGGAGGTTTTTGGTCACCAGGAGTAACGGCATTCTTTGATGTACGTGTAACGCACGTTAACTCCCGGTCCAACCAGGGCAAGCACACAGCTACGATCTTCAAAGagcaagaaaacgagaagaagaggaaatacAACCAGAGAGTGATGGATGTAGAGATGGGAACTTTTACACCACTGGTGTTTGGTACAAACGGGGGCATGGGACTCGACTGTCAGAACTTTTTAAGAACTCTCGCAAATAAGCTTTCGAGCAAGAATAATGAACCCTACGCCAGTGTTATTTCCTGGCTACGAATACAGCTCTCATTTGCTATATTAAGAACTGTACACAGATGCGTCAGAGGCTCTAGATATCCTTTCAAATCACGTGAGGTCTCAGAAGACTTTACTCTCGCTGTAGCTGGTCTACATTTGTACTCATAA